A window of the Bacteroides thetaiotaomicron VPI-5482 genome harbors these coding sequences:
- the hisH gene encoding imidazole glycerol phosphate synthase subunit HisH, whose protein sequence is MKVAVVKYNAGNIRSVDYALKRLGVEAVITADKEILQSADKVIFPGVGEAGTTMNHLKATGLDELIKNLRQPVFGICLGMQLMCRHSEEGEVDCLNIFDVDVKRFVPQKHEDKVPHMGWNTIGKTNSKLFEGFTEEEFVYFVHSFYVPVCDFTAAETDYIHPFSAALHKDNFYATQFHPEKSGKTGERVLRNFLDL, encoded by the coding sequence ATGAAAGTAGCAGTTGTAAAATACAATGCCGGGAATATCCGTTCTGTGGACTATGCTCTGAAGCGGTTGGGAGTAGAAGCAGTGATTACTGCCGATAAAGAAATACTTCAATCTGCCGATAAAGTGATTTTCCCCGGAGTAGGAGAGGCGGGAACTACCATGAATCACCTGAAAGCAACAGGGCTCGACGAGCTGATCAAGAATCTGCGTCAGCCTGTGTTCGGAATTTGCCTCGGTATGCAGCTGATGTGCCGACATTCTGAAGAAGGTGAGGTGGACTGCCTGAATATCTTTGATGTAGACGTGAAACGTTTTGTTCCGCAGAAGCATGAAGATAAAGTGCCGCATATGGGCTGGAATACGATTGGTAAGACAAACAGCAAACTGTTCGAAGGATTCACCGAAGAAGAGTTTGTCTACTTTGTACACAGTTTCTATGTGCCGGTTTGTGACTTTACTGCTGCTGAAACCGATTATATCCATCCGTTCAGCGCGGCATTGCATAAAGATAACTTTTATGCCACCCAGTTCCATCCGGAGAAAAGCGGGAAGACAGGTGAAAGGGTTCTGAGGAACTTTCTGGATCTCTAA
- the purU gene encoding formyltetrahydrofolate deformylase → MMTTAKLLLHCPDKPGILAEVTDFITVNKGNIIYLDQYVDHVENIFFMRIEWELKDFLVPQEKIEDYFRTLYGQKYEMDFRLYFSDVKPRMAIFVSKMSHCLFDMLARYTAGEWNVEIPLIISNHPDLQHVAERFGIPFYLFPITKETKEEQERKEMELLAKHKITFIVLARYMQVISEQMINAYPNKIINIHHSFLPAFVGAKPYHAAFQRGVKIIGATSHYVTTELDAGPIIEQDVVRITHKDSIEDLVNKGKDLEKIVLSRAVQKHIERKILAYKNKTVIFS, encoded by the coding sequence ATGATGACTACAGCCAAACTGTTATTGCACTGTCCCGACAAACCGGGAATCCTCGCGGAAGTGACAGACTTTATTACGGTAAACAAAGGAAATATTATCTATCTGGATCAGTATGTAGACCATGTGGAGAACATCTTCTTCATGCGTATAGAATGGGAATTGAAAGATTTTCTGGTTCCGCAGGAAAAGATTGAAGATTATTTCAGAACGCTATATGGGCAGAAGTATGAAATGGATTTCCGTCTTTATTTCTCGGATGTGAAACCGCGTATGGCTATATTCGTTTCTAAAATGTCTCATTGCCTGTTCGATATGTTGGCTCGCTACACGGCAGGAGAGTGGAACGTGGAGATACCTCTTATTATAAGCAACCATCCGGACTTGCAGCACGTGGCAGAGCGTTTCGGTATTCCTTTCTATTTGTTCCCCATCACCAAGGAGACCAAAGAAGAACAGGAACGCAAAGAAATGGAATTGCTTGCCAAACATAAAATTACATTCATCGTGTTGGCACGTTATATGCAAGTGATTTCCGAACAGATGATCAATGCGTATCCAAATAAGATTATCAATATCCATCATTCCTTCCTACCGGCATTTGTGGGGGCAAAACCTTATCATGCCGCATTCCAGCGTGGAGTGAAAATTATCGGTGCGACCAGCCATTATGTGACGACTGAGCTGGATGCAGGTCCGATCATCGAGCAGGATGTAGTACGCATTACACATAAGGACTCTATAGAAGATCTTGTAAATAAAGGAAAGGACCTGGAAAAAATTGTTCTTTCGCGTGCGGTACAAAAGCATATCGAACGTAAGATTTTGGCTTATAAAAATAAAACAGTAATATTTAGCTGA
- a CDS encoding type 1 glutamine amidotransferase family protein, translating to MKEVIFVLLNEFADWEGAFIAACLNQGVMPGSPVPYKVKTLSITKEPVSSIGGFRVLPDYDLKDMPEDYAGLILIGGMSWFSPEAELIAPLIEKAIKDKKVVGGICNASVFLAMHGFLNNVKHTSNTIDYLKQHVGERYTGDSNYVDQQAVRDGKIITANGTGQLEFCREILYALEADTAEAIEKSYLFYKNGFCPE from the coding sequence ATGAAAGAAGTAATTTTTGTATTATTAAATGAGTTCGCCGACTGGGAAGGCGCATTTATAGCTGCCTGCCTGAATCAGGGTGTTATGCCCGGAAGTCCTGTTCCTTATAAAGTGAAAACCTTGTCTATAACCAAAGAGCCTGTCTCTTCAATAGGGGGATTCAGAGTATTGCCTGATTATGATTTGAAAGATATGCCGGAAGATTATGCAGGTCTGATATTAATTGGCGGCATGAGCTGGTTTTCACCAGAAGCTGAATTAATAGCCCCGCTGATAGAAAAAGCTATCAAAGATAAGAAAGTGGTTGGCGGAATATGCAATGCTTCCGTTTTCCTTGCTATGCATGGATTTCTCAATAACGTAAAGCATACGAGTAATACAATCGATTATCTGAAACAACATGTCGGAGAGAGATATACAGGTGATTCGAACTACGTTGATCAGCAAGCTGTAAGAGATGGAAAGATCATAACCGCTAACGGAACCGGACAACTGGAATTTTGCAGGGAAATACTATATGCATTAGAAGCTGATACAGCCGAAGCAATAGAAAAAAGTTATCTGTTTTATAAAAACGGATTCTGTCCGGAGTAA
- a CDS encoding aldo/keto reductase — METVRLNNGVEMPILGYGVYQVTPEECERCVLDAISVGYRSIDTAQAYYNEEGVGNAVRKCGVPREELFITTKVWISNGGYEKAKASIDESLRKLQSDYVDLLLIHQPFNDYYGTYRAMEEAYKAGKARAIGVSNFYPDRFIDLAEFCEIKPAVNQVETHVFNQQVKPQEIMKKYDTKVMSWGPFAEGRNNFFSNEVLKAIGEQYGKSVAQVALRFLIQRDIIVIPKSTRKERMIENFDVFDFTLSVKDMEEIAGLDKKESLFFSHYDPEMVNFLINL, encoded by the coding sequence ATGGAAACAGTAAGATTGAACAACGGTGTTGAAATGCCGATTTTAGGCTATGGTGTATATCAGGTAACTCCTGAAGAGTGTGAGCGCTGTGTGCTGGATGCTATTAGTGTCGGTTATCGTTCTATTGATACTGCACAGGCATATTATAATGAAGAAGGAGTGGGTAATGCAGTCAGGAAATGCGGTGTACCACGTGAAGAACTGTTTATCACAACGAAAGTATGGATTTCGAACGGTGGATACGAAAAAGCAAAAGCTTCTATTGACGAATCCTTGCGTAAGCTCCAAAGTGATTATGTTGATTTGTTGCTTATTCATCAGCCTTTCAATGATTACTATGGTACATACCGTGCCATGGAAGAGGCTTACAAGGCCGGAAAAGCTCGTGCCATTGGTGTCAGCAATTTCTATCCGGACCGTTTCATTGATCTGGCAGAATTTTGTGAGATTAAACCGGCGGTGAATCAAGTTGAAACACACGTCTTCAACCAGCAAGTGAAACCGCAGGAGATTATGAAGAAATACGATACGAAGGTCATGTCATGGGGGCCATTTGCAGAAGGACGCAATAATTTCTTCTCTAATGAAGTATTGAAAGCAATCGGAGAACAGTATGGAAAATCGGTTGCACAGGTAGCTCTGCGCTTTCTTATTCAGCGTGATATCATCGTTATCCCGAAATCGACTCGCAAGGAACGCATGATAGAAAACTTCGATGTATTTGACTTCACCTTGTCCGTAAAGGATATGGAAGAGATTGCCGGACTCGATAAAAAAGAAAGTCTGTTCTTCTCCCATTATGACCCTGAAATGGTTAACTTTCTGATTAATTTATAA
- a CDS encoding pyridoxamine 5'-phosphate oxidase family protein, with protein sequence MRDAEKTVGNMIDKLKTAFIGSIDSEGFPNMKAMLQPRKREGIKTIYLTTNTSSMRVAQYRENNHACIYFCDTRFFRGVMLRGTMEVLTDPASKEMIWQEGDTMYYPEGVTDPDYCVLKFTAISGRFYSNFKSESFAVE encoded by the coding sequence ATGAGAGATGCGGAAAAAACAGTAGGGAACATGATTGATAAGCTGAAAACGGCCTTTATCGGTTCCATAGACAGTGAAGGATTTCCTAATATGAAAGCTATGTTACAACCCCGAAAGAGGGAAGGGATAAAGACGATTTATCTGACTACAAATACTTCGTCAATGCGTGTGGCCCAATATCGTGAGAACAATCATGCCTGTATTTACTTTTGTGATACGCGGTTCTTTAGAGGGGTGATGCTGCGCGGTACTATGGAAGTGCTGACCGATCCTGCCAGTAAAGAGATGATATGGCAGGAAGGGGATACGATGTACTATCCCGAAGGAGTGACGGACCCCGATTATTGTGTTTTAAAATTTACAGCGATTTCCGGAAGGTTTTACAGTAACTTTAAGTCGGAAAGTTTCGCTGTTGAATAG
- a CDS encoding helix-turn-helix domain-containing protein codes for MKNLIPRYTFYKNKYGSELLIDVVELKYVKKFLSQSSVHTLTYYDITFVTEGEGKFSIDNQTNEAASRDVFFSKPGEIRNWDTRHIVNGYALIFEDEFLSSLFKDSLFVQHLSFFQSGKTSSKLQLPDELYMRILQILHNIKTEIDSYRQNDVYVLRALLYEVLMLLDREYKKVNMEEETTSKEVGNIHIDKFMKLVESHLKEQHSVQYYADKLCITPNYLNEIVTSTKGISAKQYIRNKVMDEAKRLLTYTDFPISDIAFELHFSTVSYFIRSFRQYTGTTPLLYRRTHKP; via the coding sequence ATGAAAAATCTGATTCCCCGATATACTTTCTATAAGAATAAGTATGGAAGTGAACTTTTGATAGATGTCGTCGAACTGAAATACGTAAAGAAGTTCCTCTCTCAGAGTTCTGTCCACACGCTGACTTACTATGATATCACGTTTGTCACAGAAGGGGAGGGCAAGTTTTCGATAGATAATCAGACTAACGAGGCGGCTTCCCGTGATGTGTTTTTCTCTAAACCGGGAGAGATTCGGAACTGGGATACCCGCCACATAGTCAATGGTTATGCTTTGATCTTTGAAGATGAGTTTTTATCTTCTCTTTTTAAGGATTCTCTCTTTGTGCAGCATCTTTCATTCTTCCAGTCGGGAAAGACATCATCCAAATTACAGTTGCCGGATGAACTTTATATGCGTATCCTTCAGATATTGCACAATATTAAAACGGAGATTGATTCGTACAGACAGAATGATGTGTATGTATTAAGGGCATTACTTTATGAAGTCCTGATGTTGTTGGACCGGGAATATAAGAAAGTGAATATGGAAGAAGAAACTACATCCAAAGAGGTTGGTAATATCCATATTGACAAATTTATGAAGTTGGTTGAGAGCCATCTGAAAGAGCAGCATTCTGTTCAATATTATGCGGATAAACTTTGTATTACCCCGAATTATCTGAATGAGATTGTAACCTCTACAAAAGGGATTAGTGCGAAGCAATATATCCGGAATAAAGTAATGGATGAGGCTAAGAGACTGCTTACTTATACAGATTTCCCTATATCGGATATTGCGTTTGAACTTCATTTCTCAACTGTCTCTTATTTTATCCGTAGCTTCCGGCAATATACTGGAACAACGCCATTACTTTATCGAAGAACGCATAAACCGTAA
- a CDS encoding Crp/Fnr family transcriptional regulator — MEAYLKKLCFEYQVEEKEVKELLARMERVYLDKGETIASATMPEQSLYIIVSGILHTFTTQQGEDKTVRFLSEGDAILCYNTSKHSVKTLTRCVAYYISEDEIEELCATSITFSNLIRQMMEYQFYLKEEMSVNARKLTIRERYLSLLSEIPDILYRVPLKYITYYLGADVTSLGYLAGSCK, encoded by the coding sequence ATGGAAGCTTATTTGAAGAAACTCTGTTTTGAGTATCAGGTTGAAGAAAAGGAAGTGAAAGAGCTGTTGGCTCGCATGGAAAGAGTGTATCTGGATAAAGGAGAAACGATTGCTTCTGCTACAATGCCCGAGCAGAGCTTGTACATTATCGTTTCCGGTATCCTGCATACATTTACTACCCAGCAGGGAGAGGACAAAACCGTCAGATTCCTGTCCGAAGGTGACGCTATATTGTGCTACAATACAAGTAAGCATTCTGTCAAAACACTGACAAGGTGTGTGGCCTATTACATCAGCGAAGATGAGATCGAGGAATTGTGTGCAACGTCCATCACGTTTTCCAATCTGATTCGTCAGATGATGGAATATCAGTTTTACCTTAAAGAGGAAATGAGTGTGAATGCACGTAAACTGACGATCAGGGAAAGATACCTTTCTTTATTATCAGAAATTCCCGATATTCTGTACAGAGTCCCTTTGAAGTACATTACTTATTATTTAGGGGCCGATGTGACAAGTCTGGGATATCTGGCCGGAAGCTGTAAATAA
- a CDS encoding MATE family efflux transporter, producing MKELNLTQGSVPKVLLQYAVPFLIANVLQALYGGADLFVVGQYDDSASVAAVAIGSQVMQTITGIILGITTGTTVLIAIATGAKDDKKVAFTIGSSVWLFSIIGVLLTLVMVVFHGRIAELMHTPIEAMADTKSYILVCSAGILFIVGYNVVCGILRGLGDSKTPLYFVALACVINIVLDFILVGYFHLGATGAAVATITAQGVSFMISLWFLYRHGFHFEFTRKDIRLNRNLAKKVMTLGAPIALQDALINISFLIITVIVNQMGVIASASLGVVEKIIVFAMLPPMAISSAVATMTAQNYGAGLIQRMNRCLASGIGIAFVFGVSVCVYSQFLPETLTAFFTKDAAVVSMAAEYLRGYSIDCIVVSFVFCINSYFSGQGNSLFPMIHSLIATFLFRIPLSYWFSQIDSSSLFIMGFAPPLSTVVSLLICIWYLRYTRKKVYLKGTMMPAMSN from the coding sequence ATGAAGGAGTTAAATTTGACACAAGGGAGTGTTCCGAAAGTATTACTGCAATATGCGGTTCCTTTTCTGATTGCCAATGTGCTTCAGGCACTTTATGGCGGGGCCGACCTTTTTGTGGTGGGACAATACGATGATTCTGCAAGTGTGGCGGCTGTAGCCATCGGCAGTCAGGTGATGCAGACAATTACGGGGATTATTCTTGGCATTACGACAGGAACAACCGTTTTGATTGCCATCGCTACCGGAGCAAAGGATGACAAGAAAGTAGCTTTCACCATCGGTTCGTCTGTATGGTTGTTTTCAATAATCGGGGTGCTGCTTACTTTGGTCATGGTGGTTTTTCATGGTCGGATAGCAGAGTTAATGCATACGCCGATAGAGGCGATGGCGGATACGAAAAGTTACATCCTTGTATGTTCGGCCGGGATATTGTTTATAGTAGGATATAACGTCGTATGCGGTATTTTGCGCGGGTTGGGAGACTCCAAGACGCCGCTTTATTTTGTAGCGCTGGCGTGTGTGATTAATATTGTACTCGATTTTATACTGGTAGGATATTTCCATTTGGGAGCCACAGGAGCGGCAGTTGCCACCATAACGGCGCAGGGAGTCAGCTTCATGATCTCTCTTTGGTTCTTATATCGGCACGGATTTCATTTTGAGTTTACCCGGAAAGATATCCGGCTGAACCGGAACCTGGCCAAGAAAGTCATGACATTGGGAGCGCCTATTGCGTTGCAGGATGCGCTGATCAATATCTCGTTTCTGATCATCACCGTTATAGTCAATCAGATGGGAGTGATCGCATCGGCTTCTTTGGGTGTCGTAGAGAAAATTATAGTGTTTGCCATGCTGCCTCCGATGGCAATCTCATCGGCAGTAGCGACGATGACGGCACAGAACTACGGAGCCGGACTTATACAACGGATGAACCGCTGTCTGGCTTCGGGGATAGGAATTGCATTTGTTTTCGGTGTATCGGTTTGTGTGTATTCACAATTCCTGCCGGAAACGCTTACCGCGTTCTTTACCAAAGATGCGGCGGTGGTATCAATGGCGGCGGAGTATCTGCGGGGATATAGTATCGACTGTATCGTTGTAAGTTTTGTGTTCTGTATAAACTCTTACTTCAGCGGACAGGGAAATTCATTGTTCCCGATGATTCACAGTCTGATAGCGACTTTCCTGTTCCGGATTCCGTTGTCGTACTGGTTTAGTCAGATAGACAGTTCTTCCTTGTTTATCATGGGCTTTGCACCACCTCTTTCAACAGTGGTTTCATTGTTGATCTGTATCTGGTATTTAAGATATACCCGGAAGAAAGTTTATTTGAAAGGCACCATGATGCCTGCTATGTCGAATTAG
- a CDS encoding DMT family transporter: MNWILLILAGCLELVFTFCLGKINRVVGAEKYMWSFGLLISLCVSMLLLIRVTKALPVGTAYAIWTGIGAAGTVLIGIFFFKEPASWGRIFFIFTLICSIVGLKLVSH; this comes from the coding sequence ATGAATTGGATTCTTTTGATTTTGGCAGGATGCCTTGAATTGGTCTTTACTTTCTGTCTGGGAAAAATAAACAGAGTAGTAGGAGCAGAGAAATATATGTGGTCATTCGGACTGCTGATATCCCTGTGTGTCAGTATGCTCCTTCTGATAAGGGTTACCAAAGCATTGCCCGTTGGTACGGCTTATGCTATATGGACCGGTATCGGTGCCGCCGGTACGGTGCTGATCGGTATTTTTTTCTTTAAAGAGCCGGCAAGCTGGGGCAGAATTTTCTTCATCTTCACATTGATTTGCTCCATTGTAGGTCTGAAATTGGTATCACATTGA
- a CDS encoding Crp/Fnr family transcriptional regulator, translating into MDINDIIDSIYKLPDASKEALLSDAPEVAYPKGFHLFRANHKNSKFYLMKKGMLHAYTYQSDKKVTFWFGKEGDAIFPLQTLHDNRAGYENIELLEDSVLYELSVDKLHNLYLEDIHIANWGRKFSERECIKSEKLFISRQFKTSLERYQELISEYPDILQRVPLGIIASYLGISQVNLSRIRAKIR; encoded by the coding sequence ATGGATATAAATGATATCATAGACTCTATTTACAAGTTGCCGGATGCCTCAAAGGAGGCTTTACTGAGTGATGCTCCCGAAGTAGCCTATCCTAAAGGCTTCCATCTGTTCCGGGCAAATCATAAAAACTCTAAGTTCTATCTGATGAAGAAAGGGATGCTGCATGCCTATACCTATCAGTCGGATAAGAAGGTTACCTTCTGGTTCGGGAAAGAAGGGGATGCAATCTTCCCTCTGCAAACTCTTCATGATAATCGGGCAGGATATGAGAATATTGAACTTTTGGAAGACAGTGTCCTGTATGAACTCAGTGTCGATAAATTGCACAATCTCTATCTGGAAGATATACATATAGCCAACTGGGGACGGAAGTTTTCCGAGAGAGAATGCATCAAATCGGAAAAGTTGTTTATATCAAGGCAATTCAAAACTTCATTGGAGAGGTATCAGGAACTGATATCCGAATATCCCGATATACTTCAACGTGTGCCATTGGGTATTATAGCTTCCTATTTAGGCATCTCACAGGTCAATCTAAGCAGAATCCGTGCGAAGATAAGATGA
- a CDS encoding DUF2867 domain-containing protein produces MMKEQNIPQDSLIAGYLPADYCDSFSRNVVSEKAITSDEFFDMAFNHSPGWVNGLMKLRNAIVKPLGLEVGMRFADTICEQNAQEVVFGMPDKHLTFHASLWCGEKEPGGQTFTITTVVKFNNRLGRLYFFFIRPFHKVIIRSMLKRVAKRLK; encoded by the coding sequence ATGATGAAAGAGCAGAATATACCCCAAGACAGTTTGATAGCCGGCTATCTTCCGGCAGATTATTGCGATTCTTTTTCAAGGAACGTAGTCAGTGAAAAAGCAATCACTTCCGACGAGTTCTTTGATATGGCTTTTAATCACTCTCCGGGCTGGGTGAATGGGTTGATGAAGTTAAGGAATGCGATAGTCAAACCGTTAGGTCTGGAAGTTGGTATGCGCTTTGCCGATACGATATGTGAGCAGAATGCACAGGAAGTTGTTTTCGGTATGCCCGATAAACACCTGACGTTTCATGCTTCATTATGGTGTGGAGAGAAGGAGCCCGGCGGGCAGACGTTTACAATCACGACCGTTGTAAAGTTCAATAACCGACTGGGCCGGTTGTACTTCTTCTTTATTCGTCCTTTTCATAAAGTCATCATCCGTTCTATGCTGAAAAGGGTAGCAAAACGATTGAAATAA
- a CDS encoding OmpA family protein — protein MIMKKSIILLAMVLGAFTAKAQSVVEGTKFADNWSVEVNAGAITPLTHSAFFKNARPAFGVGLSKQLTPVFGLGFQGMGYINTTPSKTAFDASDVSLLGKVNLMNLFAGYNGTPRLFEVEAVAGAGWLHYYVNGDGDQNSWSTRFGLNLNFNLGESKAWTLGLKPAIVYDMQGDFNQAKSRFNANNAAFELTAGLTYHFKSSTGNRYFTEVRVYNQGEIDDLNASINALRGQVNNKDGELNSANQKISGLQQELEECRTKVVPVETVVKTARVPESIITFRQGKSSVDASQLPNVERVASYLKKYADAKVVIKGYASPEGSAEVNARIAAARAEAVKTILVNKYKINASRITAEGQGVGDMFTEPDWNRVSICTIED, from the coding sequence ATGATTATGAAGAAATCTATTATTCTATTAGCTATGGTATTGGGCGCATTTACAGCAAAAGCCCAATCTGTTGTAGAAGGTACAAAGTTTGCAGATAATTGGTCTGTAGAAGTAAATGCAGGTGCAATCACTCCTCTCACTCACAGCGCTTTCTTTAAGAATGCACGTCCGGCTTTCGGAGTTGGTCTTTCCAAACAGTTGACTCCTGTCTTCGGTTTAGGATTTCAGGGTATGGGGTATATCAATACCACTCCAAGTAAAACAGCTTTTGATGCCTCAGATGTCAGCCTGTTGGGTAAAGTGAATCTGATGAACCTGTTTGCTGGTTACAACGGCACTCCTCGTTTGTTTGAAGTGGAGGCAGTAGCCGGTGCGGGATGGTTACATTATTATGTGAATGGTGATGGCGACCAGAACTCATGGTCAACCCGTTTCGGATTGAATCTGAACTTTAATCTAGGCGAAAGCAAGGCCTGGACATTGGGACTGAAACCTGCCATCGTATATGATATGCAAGGGGACTTTAATCAGGCAAAGAGCCGTTTCAATGCCAATAATGCAGCATTTGAACTGACTGCCGGACTGACTTATCACTTCAAGAGCAGTACAGGAAACCGTTACTTCACCGAAGTAAGAGTTTACAATCAGGGTGAAATCGACGATTTGAATGCTTCTATCAATGCTCTCCGCGGACAAGTGAACAATAAGGACGGCGAACTCAACAGCGCCAACCAAAAAATCAGCGGATTGCAGCAAGAACTGGAAGAATGCCGTACCAAGGTCGTTCCGGTGGAGACTGTAGTGAAAACTGCCCGTGTTCCTGAATCTATCATTACTTTCAGACAGGGTAAATCATCGGTTGATGCTTCACAGTTGCCGAATGTGGAACGCGTAGCTTCTTATCTGAAGAAATATGCTGATGCAAAAGTAGTCATCAAGGGGTATGCTTCTCCGGAAGGTAGTGCTGAAGTCAATGCAAGAATTGCCGCTGCACGTGCGGAAGCCGTAAAGACTATTCTGGTCAATAAATACAAGATCAATGCTTCTCGTATCACTGCCGAAGGTCAGGGCGTAGGTGACATGTTTACCGAACCGGATTGGAATCGTGTAAGTATATGTACGATTGAAGACTAA